The Gemmatimonadaceae bacterium genome contains the following window.
GCCGCGTTGAAGGCACCCTGGTCGGACTGGTTCGTCCAGTCCTCGCGGCCACCTCCGCTGTCGTGTCCGAGCTTGAGCTGCACCGGCGCCACGCGCGCGACCGCCTCGAGCAGCGGACGCATCTGCGGGTAGGGCGAGGCGCCCGCCGCCCAGAGCTCGTTGCGGTCGTTGCGTGAGACCATATCGAGATTCACGTTGGCCGCGATGCGCGACAGCTCGACGGGAGGCTTGGCCACAAAGGCGCGCGCCCCGACCAGCCCCATCTCCTCGGCGTCGAACAAGGCGATGATGACGCTGTGCCGCGGTGGCGCAGCCTTGAGCGCCGCAGCGATCTGCAGCACGGCCGCCGTCCCCGACGCGTTGTCGTCCGCCCCGTTGTAGATCTCGCCGTTGCGCGTCCCGACGTGGTCGTAATGCGCCGAGACCACGATGACGCGCTCGGGATCGACGGTGCCAGGCACCAAGCCAAGCACGTTCACGCCCCGCACGGAATCGGTGTTGTTGCGGCGCGGCATCACGAACGCGTGCTCGTAGCTCCCATTCACCGGCTCCAGGCCGATGCGGCGCAGCTCGCCGACCAGGAAGGCGCGGGCCTTTGCGTTCTGCGGCGTCATTGCGGCGCGGCCGCCCATCGAGTCGTGTGCGAGCCGGAAGAGATCGCCGAGCAGGCGTGCGGAATCGAGGGTCGGGAGGCGAACCGCCGCGGCGGTCCCGGAGGCCGACGAGCCGGCCGACGAGGCGGACGAGGCCATCGAACCGGCACAGGCGGCGACGGCGAGGCTGAGGAGGGCGAGCAGAGGGCGCATCTGGGGAAGTTAGCAGGACGGAGGACGCGGGGCGCGGGACGCGGGGCGAGGCAGTTGCAAAGACGACGGCGGGTGAGAGCCGAAGCCCCCACCCGCCGTCTCTGCTTGCCTTCGTCCTACAACCTCAGTCCTCCGTCCTGCCTTAGAACGCCAGCACCGCCTCGATCATGAAGCCGTTGAACTTGCCACCGTTGCGGGTGTCGGCGGCACCGTTGAAGCCCTTGTACTCCTGCGTCACGTACTCGGCCTTCATGAGCAGGCTCGGGGTCACATACCAGCCGCCACCGAAGTTCATGCGGGTCACGTCCGCGTCCGGCGCTGCCGTGCCGACATCACCCGACACGTTGTTCCAGCGGGCGGCGAGGTAGAAGTTCTCGCTGCGGCCCATGCGGTACACGCCCTCGGCCATCATCTGGGTCACCTCGCGCTCGGAGGTCTCGGCGGCGCTGCGACCCTTCGCCGACTCATACATCCCGAAGAACTCGGCGCCACGGAACTTGATGAACGGATTGATCATGAAGGCGCTCTGCTTGTCGGTGAACCCTGGGTTGATGCGGCCCGAGGTGAAGTTCGCCGACTCGGTGGCCGTGGTGGCCTCCGTCACGAAGTAGTAGCGCGATCCGGCGCGGTCCCCCGAGTAGATCGAGTTGCTGATCGAGGACTCGGTCATGCGGAAGGAACCGCTGAGGCGGACGCGCAGGTCGTCGTTGAGCTGGCGGTCGAAGCCAAGCTTCGCCATGTACGCCGGCTTGCGGTCATCGGGCGCGTCCACGCGGCCCTTGATCTCGCCACCCGTCGCGGCCAGCACGCCGAAGATGCCGTTCTTCTGGACGATGGCCTCGACGCCGACTTCCGTCGTGAAGGCGTCCATCAGGGCGTTGCCGACCAATGGGTTGTACATCGCGTTGCCGTTGTCCGTGCGACGGAACTGGAAGTCGCCGTAGTTCACCTGGAAGTGGCCGACCTTCAGCGTCGTGACTTCCATCAGCTTGTGGAAGAAGGGCACGTCAAGCGGCGACGCGTCGATCTGCAGGAAGCCGTCCTTCACGTATGGCTCCGGGTGGTGCCGCGACGACAGGTAGGTCGTGAGCTGCACGCGGATCCCGGGGGCGACCTGCGCGTTCATGTACAGGTTGGCCGCGGCGTTGTTGAAGCCGGCGCCGATCTCCTTGAGCGCGGTCGAGCCGTCGGTCTCATGGTCTAGCGACTGGAACTGCTGCGTGAAGGCCGCGCCCCACTGCAGCGCAAAGCCCGTGTAGGGGATGTTCTCGACCTTGGGGGTCTCGAAGATGTTGATGCCGCGCTTGTCGTAGGGCCGCAGGTACTGCACGACCGTCGGCGGCTGGAACTTCGCGTCGTCGTTGTCCGGCGTCTGCTGGGCCTGGAGCGGTACGGCAAGCGCCAGGGCGACGGCGGCGAACAGGGTGGAGTGAAGCGCTCTCATTGTGGTACCCTCGGGGAATGAGACCGGCCGCGCCG
Protein-coding sequences here:
- a CDS encoding M28 family peptidase; amino-acid sequence: MRPLLALLSLAVAACAGSMASSASSAGSSASGTAAAVRLPTLDSARLLGDLFRLAHDSMGGRAAMTPQNAKARAFLVGELRRIGLEPVNGSYEHAFVMPRRNNTDSVRGVNVLGLVPGTVDPERVIVVSAHYDHVGTRNGEIYNGADDNASGTAAVLQIAAALKAAPPRHSVIIALFDAEEMGLVGARAFVAKPPVELSRIAANVNLDMVSRNDRNELWAAGASPYPQMRPLLEAVARVAPVQLKLGHDSGGGREDWTNQSDQGAFNAAKIPFVYFGVEDHPDYHKPSDDPEKVDGGFYLRSARTIAAFVRHLDENLPAR